From a single Anaerolineales bacterium genomic region:
- a CDS encoding MFS transporter, which translates to MFSKIKLLYHTYPKQYWLMTVGMVISTAGGSMIWPFMLIYVSGKLDMPLSTVAALISVNAGTGLFSSFLAGTLSDRIGRKAVMVFSLAGNGIAYYLLMHAETYPHFFGLMILIGLSNPLYQVGSDAMLADIIPPEKRTDAYAFNRIAHNAAFGMGPAIGGFLASTSYNLAFYGAAAGFIIYSLLILVLARETLEKHVGIAKGSSSEKQAGAENEAQRRGGYARVFKDKAYMAFVALIGLGLIAPSLLWILMPVYAKTNFGVPESLYGWIPTTNAFMCVFIQYAVTQVTRKFKALPVVAAGMLIYAVGTGSVALMTGFWGFWLSMVLLTFGELILVPVASKYVADVSPADLRGRYMSMYWFGWGISRTLAPLIGGFLNDSISPGSIWMGGLLLGLTSTLGLILLRNITETRAALRARPQT; encoded by the coding sequence ATGTTCTCGAAGATAAAACTACTCTATCATACCTACCCCAAACAATACTGGCTGATGACCGTGGGAATGGTCATCAGCACAGCTGGTGGAAGCATGATCTGGCCCTTCATGCTGATCTACGTCAGCGGAAAACTGGATATGCCGCTCAGCACCGTCGCTGCGCTCATTTCCGTCAATGCGGGCACAGGCTTGTTCTCCTCTTTTTTAGCAGGCACACTTTCCGACCGGATCGGACGCAAAGCCGTGATGGTCTTCAGCCTTGCCGGCAACGGCATTGCCTATTACCTGCTCATGCACGCAGAGACATATCCGCACTTCTTTGGTCTGATGATCCTGATCGGCTTATCGAACCCTCTGTATCAAGTCGGTTCGGATGCTATGCTGGCGGATATCATCCCGCCCGAAAAGCGCACCGACGCCTACGCCTTCAACCGCATCGCTCATAATGCCGCGTTTGGCATGGGTCCTGCCATCGGGGGATTCCTTGCGTCCACTTCGTACAATCTGGCATTTTACGGCGCGGCGGCGGGTTTCATTATCTACAGCCTGCTGATACTCGTCCTTGCGCGCGAGACGCTGGAGAAACACGTCGGCATAGCGAAAGGCTCATCGTCCGAGAAACAGGCGGGAGCGGAGAACGAGGCGCAACGTCGCGGCGGGTATGCGCGCGTTTTCAAAGATAAGGCATACATGGCATTCGTCGCGCTCATTGGCTTGGGTCTCATCGCCCCTTCACTGTTATGGATCCTGATGCCCGTGTACGCCAAAACCAATTTCGGTGTGCCGGAATCGCTCTACGGCTGGATACCGACCACCAACGCCTTCATGTGCGTTTTTATTCAGTATGCGGTCACACAAGTCACGCGTAAATTCAAAGCACTGCCTGTCGTCGCGGCGGGCATGCTCATCTACGCGGTCGGAACGGGCAGCGTCGCCCTCATGACGGGCTTTTGGGGCTTCTGGCTCAGCATGGTCCTCCTGACCTTCGGCGAGTTGATCCTCGTGCCGGTCGCCAGCAAGTACGTGGCGGATGTTTCGCCTGCCGACCTGCGCGGCAGGTATATGAGCATGTACTGGTTCGGGTGGGGCATCTCCCGCACGCTCGCCCCGCTTATCGGCGGATTTCTCAATGACAGCATTTCCCCTGGATCGATCTGGATGGGAGGTCTGCTGCTCGGCTTGACCAGCACTCTCGGCTTGATCCTGCTCCGCAACATTACAGAAACCCGCGCTGCGCTTCGCGCCCGACCTCAAACCTGA